CCCGCAAGGACTCCCGTCCCCGCGCCACCGTCAGCGCCTAACCGGACCAACCGCGCAAGGAGATTTGAAATGGATATGCTCAGCGAAGCCACCAAGTTCATCACCCTCGATCCCGCCGGGATCGGGTTTCTGTTCATTGTGGGATTCATCGGCGGCCTGGTCAGCGGGTTCATCGGGTCCGGCGGCGCCTTCGTGCTCACCCCCGGCATGATGAGCCTGGGCGTTCCCGGCACCGTGGCCGTGGCCAGCAACATGTGCCACAAGTTCCCCAAGGCCCTGGTCGGGTCCATCAAGCGCTACCGCTACGGCCAGGTGGACATCAAGCTGGGCCTGTACATGGCCGCCTTCGCGGGCGTCGGCGTGCAGGTGGGCATCAAGATACAGAACTACATCCTGGGATTGTGGGGCCAGGCCGGTTCCGACCTGTACGTGAGCGTGTCCTTCGTGGCCGTGCTGGTCATCGTGGGCGGGTTCGTCATGCTGGACGCGATCAAGTCCTCCAAGAATTCCTGCGCCACCGAGCAGACCTGCTCCCTGGCCCTTCGCCTGCAGAAGATCGAGCTGTGGCCCATGATCAACTTTAAAAGGGCCAACCTGCGCATCTCCATGTGGTTCCTGCTGCCCGTGGGCTTCGCCACCGGCCTGCTGGCCGCCACCATCGCCGTGGGCGGCTTCATCGGCGTGCCCGGCATGATCTACATCCTGGGCGCTTCCGGCCTGGTGGCCTCGGCCACCGAGCTGGTCATCGCCTTCGTCATGGGCCTGGCCGGGTCCATCAACTGGGCCATGCACGGCATGGTGGACATCCGCCTCACCCTGATCATCCTGGCCGGTTCGCTTCTGGGCGTGCAGCTCGGCGCCATCGGCACCACCTTCGTGCGCGAACACATGATCAAGGTCGTCATGGGCACCATCATGCTGATCGTCGCCGTGTCGCGCGGATTCGCCATGCCCAAGTACCTGGCCAAGCTCGGCCTCATGGAAGTCAGTGACTCCACCGTGGCCATCCTGGAAAAGGCGAGCTTCGCCTTCATGGTGGTCTCTCTGGTGGTGGGCGCGGTGATCATCCTGGGCAGCATGGTCAAGGGCCGCAAGGCATTGGCTCCCCAGGGGCAGGAGGCGTAAGCAAATGCCGCTCAAGCGCCTCCTGGTCTGCGTGGACGAGTCCGACGCCAGCCGCCACGCCTTGAACGCGGCCCTGGACCTGGCCGGGACGCATGGGGCCTCCCTCACGGCGGTGGCCGTGGCCCCGCCCTACCAGGGTGACCTGAGGCTCGTGGGCATAAGCGACATCGCAAGCGTGCTCAGGCAGCCCTGCGACAAGGCTCTGCAATTCGCCAAAGGGGAGGCCGCCAAGCGCGGCCTCCCCCTGGCCACCCTCTGCGAGGAGGGCGAACCCGCCCAGGTCATCGCGGACCTGGCGGACTCCATGCGGGCGAGCCTGGTGGTGATGGGGCGGCGAAACACCTCCACCATGGGCAAGCTCCTGCTGGGCAGCGTCACGGGCCGGACCATCGGCTTCTGCAACTGCGACGTGCTCATCGTGCCCACCGGCGCGGCGGTGAACCTGCGCAGGCTGGTGCTGGCCACCGACGGCTCCCGCTTCTCGGCGGCGGCCGCGGACAAGGCCCTGGCTTTGGGCCGCGAGCTCGATTCGCTGGTCGAGGTGGTCTCGGTCATGGACGTGCCCAACGAATATCTGGCCCTGGCCCCCAGGGCTGCCACTGAGCTGGCCGCCGCCACCAAGGGCTTCATCAACGAAGTGCTGGACAAGGCCAAGGCCATGGGCGTCGCCGCCAAGGGCAAGCTCCTGGAAGGCAACGCCCCCGAGGAGATCCTCAAGTTCGCGGAGGAGGGCGGCACCGGCACCATCGTCATCGCGTCCCACGGGCGCACCGGGCTTCGCCGCCTGCTCATGGGCGGCGTGGTGGAGTGGATCGTGGCCCACTCTAGCCTGCCGATCTGGATCACCAAGGGATAGCAGGAATCCGCACGCGGTTGGGCTCCCTGGCTAGCCGCTGGGAGTCTCCCGGCCGGAGGATTCCGGCGGGGTTCGCAGAAATCCTGGCATTCGCCACAGTCTTGAATCACGGCGCGCCCCTTCTGGGGCGCGCTTGTTTTTTGGGCGTCTCACCCGTGACCCCCTGTATTGTTTGAGACTTCCTTGGACAGACATTTTTCGTGCGCCAAATGCATATGTTCTCGTCGAAAACGTCGTGCTCCAGAGGTGACGGACCACTTTCCGGTCTGAGATGCAGGGCGGTGTTCCCGGGAATGTTCATAAAAATAATCATAATTTTAGCGTGTTAATATGTTTATGAACAAGATGTCGTCTCCTTGCGCGGAAAAAGCGGTGTGCAACCCTCAGTGACATTTTTGAATTCCTCGTTGACATTTTTGATTTACACTTTCATTGTCGGAAAACTAAAAGTTCATACGAAATACACCCGGCCGCAACTTTTGGGCCGCCAGGAGGCAAATGTATGGTTGGCGTCGACGACAACGAAAGCCAGCTTCTCTCTCGGGTTGCCTGGCTGTATTTCAACGAAGAGCTCACCCAGGCCGAAATCGGCGACCGGCTGGGCATCACCCGCCTCAAGGTCAACCGCCTGCTCCAGATGGGGCGCGAGATGGGCCTCATCCGGGTGATCATCAACACCCCCTTCAAGGATTGCGTGGCTCTGGAAGGCCAGCTGACACGCGAATTCGGCCTGGTCCGGGCCATCGTGGTCCCCACGCCGGAGCGTGGCGACCGCCATCTCTACGACGCCATCGGCCGCCCGGCGGGCGAATACGTCTCTCAGGTGCTTGAGGACGGCCAGTCCCTGGGCGTGGGCTGGGGCAAGACCATCCGGGCGGCAATCAACGGCCTCACCGTACGCAGCTTCCGGGGCATCACCGTCACCTCCCTCTACGGCGGCGTGCCCAAAAGCCCGGTGAACCCCTTCGACTCCACGGCCATGTTCGCCCGCCAGCTGCGGGCCGAGGTGTGCAACCACCTGGCCGCGCCCATGTTCGTGTCCTCTCCCGAGGTGCGCGCCACCATCGCCAGCCAGGACATCTTCCGCACCTACTACCAGGACGCCCTCCAGGTGGACATGATCCTGACCGCCGTGGGCGACATGACCGCCCAGGCCACCAACATCGCCCTGGGGGCCGTGACCCACGAGCAGCGCCGCGACCTGGCCCGGGCCGGGGCCGTGGGCGAATTCTTCGGACGCTTCCTGGACGAGGACGGCAACGTGCTGGACCACCCGGTCAATCACTGCGGCATGTCCCCGGATTTCGAGGGCCTGTGCAAGGTGCCCCACACCGTGCTGGTGTCGGGCGGCATGGCCAAGGTGCCCATCCTCAAAACCGTGCTCAAGCGCGGCTACGTACACGTCTTCGTGACCGACGCGACCACGGCGACGAACCTGCTCAAACCCTAACAAGGCTTTCTTATGGACAGACAGCATCTTCTGCGCCGCCTCAAGGATGGCGGCGAATTCGACCTCCTGGTGATCGGCGGCGGGGCCACAGGCTGCGGCGCGGCCCTGGACGCGGCCACCCGGGGCCTGGATGTGGCCCTGGTGGAAAAGGGGGACTTCTCCCAAGGCACCAGCAGCAAGAGCACCAAGCTGGTGCACGGCGGCGTGCGCTACCTGGAGAAGGCCATCCTGAAGCTCGACCGCGAGCAGTTCGGGCTGGTGCGCGAGGGCCTGCGCGAGCGCGGTTACCTATTGCGCAACGCCCCCCACCTGGCCCACCCCATCCAGCTCATGACCCCGGTCGCGACCTGGTTTCAGGCCGCTTACATCTTCGCGGGCCTGGTGCTCTACGACCTGCTGGCCGGACGCCTGTCGCTCGGGCGCAGCAGGCTGGTGGGCCGGGCAAAGGCCAAGCGGCTCTTCCCCCAGCTGAACCTGGACGGCTACGTGGCAGCCGTCATCTACTACGACGGCCAGTTCAACGACGCCCGCATGGCAGTCACCCTGGCCCGCACCGCCAACGCCCATGGCGCCACCTGCGTCAACCACGTTGAGGTGGTGGAGCTGGTCAAGGAGTGCAACCAGGTGCGCGGAGCCGTGGTGCGCGACACAGTCACCGGCGAAACCTGGACCATTCGGGCCAAGGGCGTCATCAACGCCACCGGCCCCTTCGCAGACGCCATCCGGCGCATGGACGATCCCCATGCCGGCGACATGCTCAAGGTGAGCTCCGGCATCCACATCCTGCTCGACGCTAAGCACACCCCCCCGGACATGTCGCTCATGATCCCCAGCACCGAGGACGGGCGCGTGCTCTTCATGATCCCCTGGATGGGCCACGTGCTCTTCGGCACCACCGACGAGCCCGCCCGGGTGGAGCACGATCCCGTGCCCGAGGAGAAGGACGTTGACTACCTGCTGCGCTACGCCAGCAAGTACCTGCGCCAGCCCCTGACCAGGGACGACGTGCTGGCCGTGTGGAGCGGGCTTCGCCCCCTGGTGTTCTCGCCCGGCAAGGGCAGCACCCAGGAGCTGGCCCGCACCCATGTCCTGGATGTGAGCGCCTCGGGGCT
The DNA window shown above is from Fundidesulfovibrio terrae and carries:
- a CDS encoding sulfite exporter TauE/SafE family protein, translating into MDMLSEATKFITLDPAGIGFLFIVGFIGGLVSGFIGSGGAFVLTPGMMSLGVPGTVAVASNMCHKFPKALVGSIKRYRYGQVDIKLGLYMAAFAGVGVQVGIKIQNYILGLWGQAGSDLYVSVSFVAVLVIVGGFVMLDAIKSSKNSCATEQTCSLALRLQKIELWPMINFKRANLRISMWFLLPVGFATGLLAATIAVGGFIGVPGMIYILGASGLVASATELVIAFVMGLAGSINWAMHGMVDIRLTLIILAGSLLGVQLGAIGTTFVREHMIKVVMGTIMLIVAVSRGFAMPKYLAKLGLMEVSDSTVAILEKASFAFMVVSLVVGAVIILGSMVKGRKALAPQGQEA
- a CDS encoding universal stress protein, which codes for MPLKRLLVCVDESDASRHALNAALDLAGTHGASLTAVAVAPPYQGDLRLVGISDIASVLRQPCDKALQFAKGEAAKRGLPLATLCEEGEPAQVIADLADSMRASLVVMGRRNTSTMGKLLLGSVTGRTIGFCNCDVLIVPTGAAVNLRRLVLATDGSRFSAAAADKALALGRELDSLVEVVSVMDVPNEYLALAPRAATELAAATKGFINEVLDKAKAMGVAAKGKLLEGNAPEEILKFAEEGGTGTIVIASHGRTGLRRLLMGGVVEWIVAHSSLPIWITKG
- a CDS encoding sugar-binding transcriptional regulator; translation: MVGVDDNESQLLSRVAWLYFNEELTQAEIGDRLGITRLKVNRLLQMGREMGLIRVIINTPFKDCVALEGQLTREFGLVRAIVVPTPERGDRHLYDAIGRPAGEYVSQVLEDGQSLGVGWGKTIRAAINGLTVRSFRGITVTSLYGGVPKSPVNPFDSTAMFARQLRAEVCNHLAAPMFVSSPEVRATIASQDIFRTYYQDALQVDMILTAVGDMTAQATNIALGAVTHEQRRDLARAGAVGEFFGRFLDEDGNVLDHPVNHCGMSPDFEGLCKVPHTVLVSGGMAKVPILKTVLKRGYVHVFVTDATTATNLLKP
- a CDS encoding glycerol-3-phosphate dehydrogenase/oxidase; this encodes MDRQHLLRRLKDGGEFDLLVIGGGATGCGAALDAATRGLDVALVEKGDFSQGTSSKSTKLVHGGVRYLEKAILKLDREQFGLVREGLRERGYLLRNAPHLAHPIQLMTPVATWFQAAYIFAGLVLYDLLAGRLSLGRSRLVGRAKAKRLFPQLNLDGYVAAVIYYDGQFNDARMAVTLARTANAHGATCVNHVEVVELVKECNQVRGAVVRDTVTGETWTIRAKGVINATGPFADAIRRMDDPHAGDMLKVSSGIHILLDAKHTPPDMSLMIPSTEDGRVLFMIPWMGHVLFGTTDEPARVEHDPVPEEKDVDYLLRYASKYLRQPLTRDDVLAVWSGLRPLVFSPGKGSTQELARTHVLDVSASGLLTMTGGKWTSYRSMAEDAVDAACVRFGLCRGRKSATRTMRLLGSCGHVPGSWEELARREGIEPAVARSLYSLYGDEARRVLAVAREPGLMERIHPGHPYIGAEVAYAVRQEMAAHVADVLIRRLPLGLLDMIHAQEAAPVVAGIMARELGWDEARVNEEIESARALLASWFTGQPAGA